In one window of Photobacterium leiognathi DNA:
- a CDS encoding TetR/AcrR family transcriptional regulator — protein sequence MKRQQILDAATKLFIQYGYAITMDSIAVEANVSKQTVYAHFKTKDELFDTCIRAKCMESQCEHILLNDDRDTRTVLCGFAKRFQEILLSEEAIVTYRTAIRQLETHPDLAKVYVSAGPQTTIAMLAEYLTAKQAQGEIAFSISAKDAAMQLLLMLHGRIVFLAQLGQPCDMSSQENEAYIESCVDLFLNGYSVKK from the coding sequence ATGAAGAGGCAACAAATTTTAGATGCCGCCACTAAGTTGTTTATCCAGTATGGTTACGCCATAACGATGGATAGCATTGCGGTAGAAGCAAATGTGTCAAAGCAGACGGTATATGCCCATTTCAAAACCAAAGATGAGCTGTTTGATACCTGTATTCGTGCTAAATGCATGGAAAGCCAGTGCGAACATATCTTGCTCAATGATGATCGTGATACACGTACGGTACTGTGTGGGTTTGCGAAACGTTTTCAAGAAATTTTACTTTCAGAAGAGGCGATTGTGACGTATAGAACAGCGATCCGTCAGTTAGAGACGCATCCTGATCTAGCGAAAGTGTATGTTTCCGCAGGCCCTCAAACCACCATAGCTATGCTGGCTGAGTATTTAACGGCGAAACAAGCGCAAGGTGAAATTGCATTTTCTATTTCAGCGAAAGATGCTGCAATGCAATTATTATTAATGCTACATGGTCGTATCGTCTTTTTAGCTCAATTAGGTCAACCTTGTGATATGAGCAGTCAAGAAAATGAAGCTTATATTGAAAGTTGTGTAGACTTGTTCCTTAATGGCTATAGTGTCAAAAAGTAA
- a CDS encoding HAD family hydrolase encodes MDLKRYKAVIFDMDGTLIDSMPAHIDAWQTTCEAHGIPVDRDWFYTMGGSPTLNTAKALIEKYQLDKDPVYLAESKLRNFDDIKQKGEVITGTFEILKQAKALGMPSAIGTGCQRRHALEILTAAGLMPLLDEIVTANEVTQHKPFPETFLQAAEKLGVAAKDCVVFEDTELGCQAAKAAGMDCYLVADGEITAFRPANI; translated from the coding sequence ATGGATTTAAAGCGATATAAAGCGGTTATCTTTGATATGGATGGCACGCTGATAGATTCAATGCCAGCACATATTGATGCTTGGCAGACGACATGTGAAGCCCACGGTATTCCTGTTGATCGTGATTGGTTTTATACCATGGGTGGTTCGCCAACGCTCAATACCGCTAAAGCCTTGATTGAGAAATACCAGCTTGATAAGGATCCTGTGTATTTAGCAGAATCTAAATTGCGCAACTTTGATGATATTAAACAAAAAGGTGAAGTCATTACTGGAACCTTTGAGATTTTAAAACAAGCAAAAGCATTGGGTATGCCATCGGCTATTGGTACAGGTTGTCAACGTCGACACGCATTAGAGATCTTAACTGCAGCAGGCTTAATGCCATTGCTAGATGAAATTGTGACTGCCAATGAAGTGACACAACATAAACCATTCCCAGAAACGTTTTTACAAGCCGCAGAAAAGTTAGGGGTTGCAGCCAAAGATTGCGTGGTATTTGAAGATACCGAGTTAGGTTGCCAAGCAGCTAAGGCGGCAGGAATGGATTGTTACTTAGTCGCTGATGGGGAAATTACAGCATTTCGTCCGGCAAATATTTAG